From the Candidatus Saccharimonadaceae bacterium ML1 genome, one window contains:
- the rpsF gene encoding 30S ribosomal protein S6: MKEYELTVLIRPDREAELDKSLGVVKKLVSDNGGKLLSEDNWGKKRLAYKIKGEDFAVYVLLNVELPAAAPLKISNALNISDDVIRYLLVKVDEKARTALAEAKKRAEERGEASSDSEA; this comes from the coding sequence ATGAAAGAGTACGAATTGACCGTGTTAATTCGTCCTGATCGCGAGGCGGAGCTTGATAAGAGTTTAGGCGTGGTCAAAAAGCTTGTGTCCGACAATGGCGGCAAGCTGCTGTCGGAAGATAATTGGGGTAAAAAACGCCTCGCATATAAAATTAAAGGCGAAGATTTCGCCGTCTATGTGCTGTTGAATGTCGAATTGCCAGCCGCGGCGCCGCTGAAAATCAGCAATGCGCTTAATATTAGCGATGACGTGATTCGCTATCTGCTCGTGAAAGTCGACGAAAAAGCGCGTACCGCACTCGCGGAAGCAAAAAAGCGCGCTGAAGAACGCGGCGAAGCGAGCAGTGATTCGGAAGCGTAA
- a CDS encoding DNA translocase FtsK: MAKKKSTKRAAARRKSVKVSAPQHELPAGYWQQAAAVLLMACAVLIIVSWFGAGGPVLDWLQHTLQDMIGWAVYVVPIVAVFIAVETFRAEDNRLPFSVKFTSLLAVVWCSGMCGLLMAKQGNRPSGGGLLGDSMNSLMLSLVSAPVGIFIYILLLVFTTTFIFQLSFDNVLQFFKTAIMSSREKVENEANVEIMRKAAKPKEMSEFKLNEGVPTMTEADKKKSKLAALRTREKKDEPEEKAAMLAVSDPNWQFPSLDLLEKSQSPADVGDIKQNAGIIQDTLHEFNIDVEMEGANIGPKVTQYMLRPPAGIKLNRITALETNIALNLAASSLRMEAPIPGKKAVGIEVPNKKAADVRLYGILNSSEWRKSKAPLSIAIGKDISGQPFVGELNKMPHLLVAGQTGSGKSVMINTLLCSLLYRNAPSDLKLILVDPKQVEMAPYQDIPHLLTPVIVEPEKTVSALKWAVNEMERRYTLLADERVRDIKTYNQKVESKGKKIGVQDEAGNVQQVDGGKMPYIVIVIDEMADLMMIAKRDVEALIVRIAQKARAVGIHLVLATQRPSVDVITGLIKANVPARIAFTVASQTDSITILDQAGAEKLLGQGDMLMKTASMPKPKRIQGAWVMDNEVNKITDHLRMQSAPQYNNEIISQPVQLNGKGGVVMDFGNEGGDDMFRDAVNVVVQMRKASTSLLQRKLRIGYSRAARIIEEMEEQGIIGPADGSRPREVLISSVDELDNGA; the protein is encoded by the coding sequence ATGGCAAAAAAGAAATCAACCAAACGCGCGGCAGCGCGCCGCAAATCAGTAAAGGTTTCGGCGCCGCAGCATGAGCTGCCGGCGGGCTATTGGCAGCAGGCAGCGGCAGTACTGCTCATGGCGTGTGCGGTGCTGATTATTGTGTCGTGGTTTGGCGCGGGCGGTCCGGTGTTGGATTGGCTGCAGCATACGCTGCAAGATATGATTGGCTGGGCGGTGTATGTTGTGCCGATCGTTGCAGTCTTCATTGCGGTGGAAACGTTTCGCGCTGAAGATAATAGGCTGCCGTTTAGTGTGAAGTTTACGTCGCTGCTTGCGGTTGTATGGTGCAGCGGTATGTGCGGGTTGCTGATGGCGAAGCAAGGCAATCGTCCGTCGGGCGGCGGTTTGCTGGGCGACAGTATGAACTCGTTGATGTTGTCGCTCGTGAGCGCGCCCGTCGGGATCTTTATATACATCTTGCTGCTTGTGTTCACGACGACATTCATATTCCAACTGTCATTTGATAATGTGCTGCAGTTTTTCAAAACGGCGATAATGTCAAGCAGGGAAAAGGTGGAAAATGAAGCAAATGTTGAGATAATGCGCAAAGCTGCCAAGCCGAAAGAGATGAGCGAATTCAAACTCAACGAAGGCGTCCCTACGATGACCGAGGCGGATAAGAAGAAGTCGAAGCTCGCGGCGTTGCGCACTCGTGAAAAGAAAGATGAGCCGGAAGAAAAAGCCGCGATGCTTGCGGTGAGCGATCCGAACTGGCAGTTTCCGAGCCTTGATTTGCTTGAAAAGAGCCAATCGCCCGCTGATGTGGGCGATATCAAGCAAAACGCGGGTATTATTCAGGATACGCTACATGAGTTTAACATTGACGTCGAAATGGAGGGCGCAAATATTGGTCCGAAGGTGACGCAATACATGCTGCGACCGCCTGCTGGCATTAAGCTAAATCGCATTACAGCGCTTGAGACAAACATTGCGTTGAATCTAGCAGCGTCAAGTTTGCGCATGGAAGCGCCAATTCCAGGTAAGAAGGCTGTCGGTATTGAAGTTCCAAACAAAAAAGCGGCTGATGTGCGCCTCTACGGCATTCTAAACAGCAGCGAGTGGCGTAAGAGTAAAGCACCGCTCAGCATTGCTATTGGCAAAGACATTTCGGGGCAGCCGTTTGTTGGTGAGCTTAATAAAATGCCGCACCTATTAGTGGCGGGGCAAACGGGTAGCGGTAAGTCGGTAATGATTAATACGCTGTTGTGCAGCTTGCTATACCGAAACGCACCAAGCGATCTAAAACTCATCCTTGTTGACCCGAAACAGGTCGAAATGGCGCCTTATCAAGACATTCCACATTTGTTAACGCCGGTGATCGTCGAGCCGGAAAAGACGGTAAGCGCGCTAAAATGGGCTGTGAATGAAATGGAGCGCCGCTACACGCTCCTCGCAGACGAACGCGTGCGCGATATCAAGACATATAATCAGAAGGTTGAGTCGAAGGGCAAGAAAATCGGCGTTCAAGATGAGGCAGGCAACGTGCAGCAAGTTGACGGCGGCAAGATGCCGTATATCGTGATCGTGATTGACGAGATGGCGGACTTAATGATGATCGCGAAGCGTGACGTTGAAGCACTGATCGTGCGGATCGCGCAGAAAGCGCGTGCAGTAGGCATACACTTGGTGTTAGCAACGCAGCGTCCGAGCGTGGATGTAATCACCGGACTTATTAAAGCGAACGTGCCGGCGCGCATCGCCTTTACTGTGGCGAGTCAGACGGATAGTATTACAATTTTAGACCAAGCAGGCGCAGAGAAGTTGCTGGGGCAAGGCGACATGCTCATGAAAACTGCTAGCATGCCGAAGCCGAAGCGCATACAGGGCGCGTGGGTGATGGACAACGAGGTGAATAAAATTACTGATCATTTGCGCATGCAGTCGGCGCCGCAGTATAACAATGAAATTATCAGCCAGCCGGTGCAGCTTAACGGCAAAGGCGGTGTGGTGATGGATTTTGGCAACGAGGGCGGCGACGATATGTTCCGCGATGCGGTGAATGTCGTTGTGCAAATGCGTAAAGCATCGACAAGTTTGTTGCAGCGCAAATTGCGCATTGGCTATTCGCGGGCGGCGCGTATTATTGAAGAGATGGAGGAGCAAGGAATTATCGGACCGGCGGACGGTTCGCGTCCGCGTGAAGTGCTCATCAGCAGCGTCGATGAGCTTGATAATGGCGCCTAG
- a CDS encoding TlyA family RNA methyltransferase, producing the protein MKQRLDKMMVIRGLAATRSEAANWIQLGRIHVNGRVAVKAGEFVDEASDVTMNAPERYVSRAGLKLASVAHKLAVSFDGAVVLDVGSSTGGFTDYALQHGARLVYAVDVGTNQLHPKLREDRRVELHEKTDIRDFSPAQTPDIIVIDVSFISLRQILPYIRTLAGLNTKIIAMVKPQFEAGRGQLGRSGVIKNNTIRRAILKDFELWARSFFRILDKADSTVKGAHGNQERFYLFASGGLNASAKH; encoded by the coding sequence ATGAAACAACGGCTTGATAAAATGATGGTTATACGCGGACTAGCGGCAACGCGTAGCGAGGCGGCAAATTGGATTCAGCTAGGGCGCATACATGTGAATGGGCGGGTTGCGGTAAAGGCGGGCGAATTCGTTGATGAAGCAAGCGATGTGACAATGAACGCGCCGGAGCGCTACGTGAGTCGGGCAGGGCTCAAGCTTGCGAGCGTTGCGCATAAACTTGCCGTGTCGTTTGATGGCGCGGTTGTGCTTGATGTCGGCAGCAGTACGGGCGGATTTACCGATTACGCACTGCAGCATGGTGCGCGGCTAGTCTATGCGGTTGATGTCGGCACGAACCAGTTGCACCCGAAATTACGCGAGGATAGACGCGTTGAATTACATGAAAAAACCGATATTCGCGATTTTTCGCCCGCGCAAACGCCCGACATTATTGTGATCGACGTATCGTTTATCAGCCTGCGCCAAATTTTACCGTATATCCGTACGCTAGCTGGCTTGAACACAAAAATTATTGCAATGGTAAAGCCGCAATTTGAAGCAGGGCGCGGACAACTTGGCCGGAGCGGCGTAATTAAAAATAACACGATTCGCCGCGCGATTCTCAAAGACTTTGAACTATGGGCGCGCTCGTTTTTCCGTATCCTAGATAAAGCCGATAGCACTGTAAAAGGCGCGCACGGCAACCAAGAACGATTTTATCTATTTGCATCCGGCGGTCTAAACGCTAGCGCGAAACATTGA
- the pilM gene encoding Type IV pilus assembly protein PilM: MKFQKGLGDFFALDIGTNAVRVLQLSAAGQNSWNLVAHGYVPVDRKVTASDSPEARRQLGEVIMTAVGQSGIKTKNVAIGLPSGKTFTTVVDIPTMSDAELKATMKYQIDQYVPMGTDDAKVDWALLGSSLRAQNQEEVLITSVSKDYSEERLELVESLGLNVIAEEPDPLAMVRALVPANAANTALMLVDMGELSTDIAITYGDTPRLIRTIPTGLNSLVKATVQNLSVQEDQARQFILKFGLAKDRLEGQVYRAIEMTLDSFASELSKSIKFFQTRYPNVNVSQILLSGFGSMIPQLDAYFSDKTNTPASPANPWQNIQMSQSEQQDLAAVAAEYATAIGLAKRRNLS; encoded by the coding sequence ATGAAATTTCAAAAAGGGCTGGGCGATTTTTTTGCACTGGATATCGGTACCAACGCAGTGCGCGTATTGCAGCTGTCTGCAGCCGGCCAGAATAGTTGGAATCTTGTGGCGCACGGCTACGTACCGGTTGACCGCAAGGTGACCGCGAGCGACTCACCAGAGGCGCGCCGCCAGCTTGGCGAAGTTATTATGACTGCCGTCGGGCAAAGCGGTATTAAAACAAAAAATGTAGCGATCGGATTGCCGTCGGGCAAAACGTTTACGACGGTTGTTGACATTCCGACGATGTCCGACGCCGAGCTAAAAGCAACGATGAAGTACCAGATCGATCAGTATGTGCCGATGGGCACGGACGATGCTAAAGTCGACTGGGCGCTTTTAGGCAGCTCGCTGCGAGCGCAGAATCAAGAAGAAGTCTTGATAACAAGCGTGTCAAAGGATTACAGCGAGGAGCGGCTTGAGTTGGTTGAGTCGCTTGGATTGAATGTGATCGCTGAAGAGCCGGATCCGCTCGCGATGGTGCGCGCGCTCGTACCAGCGAATGCAGCAAATACTGCGTTGATGCTGGTTGATATGGGCGAACTTTCGACGGACATTGCGATCACTTACGGCGATACGCCGCGGTTAATTCGTACGATCCCGACGGGGTTAAATTCGCTCGTTAAGGCTACAGTACAAAACTTAAGCGTACAGGAAGACCAAGCACGCCAGTTTATCCTGAAATTCGGACTCGCGAAAGACCGGCTAGAAGGACAAGTATACCGTGCGATTGAAATGACGCTTGATAGTTTCGCTTCGGAACTGTCAAAATCAATCAAGTTTTTCCAGACGCGCTATCCGAATGTCAATGTGTCGCAAATTTTGCTTTCGGGCTTTGGCTCGATGATTCCGCAGCTCGACGCATATTTCTCGGATAAGACAAACACTCCTGCGTCGCCAGCGAACCCGTGGCAAAATATTCAGATGTCGCAATCCGAGCAGCAGGATCTGGCGGCGGTCGCGGCTGAATACGCGACAGCTATCGGTTTAGCAAAAAGGAGGAATCTTTCATGA
- the ychF gene encoding Ribosome-binding ATPase YchF encodes MHKFFEKHKHFTSFLLCGILRNMSLSIGIVGLPNVGKSTLFNALTNNDILAANYPFATIEPNTGVVPVPDERLETLAEMYHAEKIIPATVTFVDIAGLVAGAANGEGLGNKFLANIRNCDAIVHIVRAFAHGDIVHVENNVDPARDIETINTELILADIQTIETRLAKLTKEAKANPEALDRVNRLGAIVTELKAGKPINEQSNIEAEDIADLHLLTAKPVIYVFNVNEETLSNDAAKQELRALVPKSRSLFICAKLEDELKGLNESDALELLQSYEVSETGLTQMIHAAYDILGLQSYVTAGPKEVRAWTIHQGWTAPQAAGVIHSDFERGFIAAQVVNYRDLVTAGSEAAARAAGKIRTEGKDYVMQPDDVVEFRFNVSR; translated from the coding sequence ATGCATAAGTTTTTCGAAAAACACAAGCATTTCACCAGTTTTCTCCTGTGCGGTATACTAAGGAATATGAGTCTATCAATTGGAATCGTCGGCTTGCCTAATGTCGGCAAGTCTACGCTATTTAATGCGTTAACAAACAATGATATTTTAGCGGCAAATTACCCATTTGCCACGATTGAGCCGAATACTGGCGTCGTGCCCGTTCCGGACGAACGGTTGGAAACTCTTGCAGAGATGTACCATGCCGAAAAAATAATTCCCGCCACCGTGACGTTCGTCGATATCGCAGGACTCGTCGCAGGCGCAGCAAACGGCGAAGGCTTAGGAAATAAATTTCTCGCAAACATACGAAACTGCGACGCAATTGTGCACATTGTGCGTGCATTTGCGCACGGCGACATTGTTCATGTGGAAAATAACGTCGATCCTGCGCGTGATATCGAAACGATCAATACCGAACTAATTTTAGCTGATATTCAGACGATCGAGACGCGCCTTGCCAAACTCACCAAAGAAGCCAAAGCTAATCCAGAAGCGCTTGATCGCGTCAACCGCTTGGGGGCAATCGTTACCGAACTTAAAGCTGGAAAGCCAATCAACGAACAATCAAACATTGAAGCGGAAGACATTGCCGACCTACATTTACTAACAGCCAAACCTGTCATTTATGTGTTTAACGTTAACGAAGAAACGTTATCAAACGACGCAGCTAAGCAAGAATTACGCGCGCTCGTGCCAAAATCACGCAGTTTATTCATCTGCGCTAAATTAGAGGACGAGCTCAAAGGACTCAACGAAAGTGATGCGCTTGAGCTTTTGCAAAGTTACGAAGTCTCCGAAACTGGCTTAACGCAAATGATTCACGCCGCTTATGATATCCTCGGGCTGCAAAGTTACGTAACTGCCGGGCCGAAAGAAGTGCGCGCCTGGACAATTCACCAGGGCTGGACCGCGCCGCAAGCCGCTGGCGTTATCCACAGCGATTTTGAGCGTGGATTTATCGCCGCACAGGTCGTTAACTACCGCGACCTTGTAACTGCCGGCTCGGAAGCAGCCGCACGCGCCGCCGGAAAAATCCGCACCGAAGGTAAAGATTACGTCATGCAGCCCGACGATGTCGTTGAGTTTCGGTTCAATGTTTCGCGCTAG
- a CDS encoding Single-stranded DNA-binding protein produces the protein MAKGFNKVILMGNLTRDVEVRTTASGQSVANFSLAISRSWRGQDGQQQDQTSFINCVAWGKVGDIIAQYVHKGSPLLVSGRLDQRSYQDKDGNKRSAVEVVVEDFNFVGSGRSDNSSPSAPSSNQSTNSKSQDVVIEDIDDKPIDLSEIPF, from the coding sequence ATGGCAAAGGGGTTTAATAAAGTAATACTCATGGGCAACCTGACACGCGATGTTGAGGTGCGCACGACGGCGAGCGGGCAAAGTGTAGCAAACTTCAGCCTTGCTATTAGCCGCAGCTGGCGCGGGCAGGACGGTCAGCAGCAAGATCAGACCAGTTTTATTAACTGTGTGGCGTGGGGCAAAGTTGGCGACATTATCGCGCAATATGTGCATAAAGGTTCGCCGCTGCTCGTGAGCGGCCGCTTGGATCAGCGTAGTTACCAAGATAAGGACGGTAATAAGCGTTCAGCGGTTGAAGTCGTTGTCGAAGATTTCAATTTTGTCGGCAGCGGACGCAGCGATAATTCGTCGCCCAGCGCGCCAAGCAGCAATCAATCAACCAATAGCAAATCACAAGATGTCGTGATTGAGGATATCGACGATAAGCCGATTGACCTCAGCGAGATCCCATTCTAA
- the efp gene encoding Elongation factor P, translating into MYQPTDLKKGVVCQIDGQPYRVTEYNQKVMGRGGSIVNVKLKNLITGAVIPKTFKGQEKIEPAEVASRPVQYLYNDGSAFFFMDPESFEQFELPADVVGDAKQYLKEGDELALQFFGERVITVELPKNLYLEVTYTEDVVKGDTTSSVLKDATLETGAVVKVPAFIKVGDVISIDTTTGEYRERKK; encoded by the coding sequence ATGTATCAACCAACCGATTTGAAAAAAGGTGTCGTTTGCCAAATTGACGGGCAGCCGTACCGTGTTACGGAATATAACCAAAAAGTTATGGGGCGCGGCGGCTCAATCGTGAACGTGAAATTAAAGAATTTAATCACAGGGGCGGTGATTCCTAAAACATTTAAGGGACAGGAAAAAATTGAACCGGCCGAGGTGGCAAGCCGCCCAGTGCAGTATTTATATAATGATGGATCGGCGTTTTTCTTCATGGATCCAGAAAGTTTTGAGCAATTTGAGTTGCCGGCAGACGTTGTGGGCGATGCAAAACAATATTTGAAAGAAGGCGACGAGTTAGCGCTGCAATTTTTCGGCGAGCGCGTTATTACTGTTGAGTTGCCAAAAAATCTGTATCTGGAAGTGACTTATACCGAAGATGTTGTTAAAGGCGACACGACCTCAAGCGTCTTGAAAGATGCGACGCTTGAAACGGGCGCTGTCGTGAAAGTGCCAGCGTTTATTAAAGTTGGCGATGTAATCTCAATTGACACGACAACGGGCGAATACCGCGAGCGCAAAAAGTAG
- the rpsR gene encoding 30S ribosomal protein S18: protein MTKRLRKDVPVAFDYKDVKTLLRFIDPYGQIEPIGKTGLTAKQQRQLAREIKRARHLALMPFVSQG from the coding sequence ATGACAAAGCGGTTACGCAAGGACGTGCCTGTCGCGTTTGATTACAAAGATGTAAAAACACTGTTGCGGTTTATTGACCCGTACGGTCAGATTGAGCCGATTGGCAAAACCGGCTTGACCGCCAAGCAACAGCGGCAGCTAGCACGCGAGATAAAACGTGCGCGCCATTTGGCGCTGATGCCGTTCGTATCGCAAGGGTAA
- a CDS encoding serine hydrolase: MATKPKQTAHASKHRLTTLRRRAAKTKEHFSRHYYSLMPEKKRHRVMVWTVFLLVASTIIGQMMYPIDRALPFVRLGDQMVGWQTDLELQGRVNNRFATAYVRFSSENTTSKECTLASVGVEPKSTDMVAKLMEYPFWLRFVPGSILWQLPAVREWDLQISDAPLREFSQTLSAELTRPPENAELSIENGQLVAKHDSLGVQVSAEQVQAAVRSAVVAYNGTPTIMVAGTVQQPEKTAAALADVRAQAERALALPLQIQANNITFTPSREEKAQWLMLGTDASGKTTLRIDDTKLQAYLADVVTVRAGRVAGVTKIQLQNGREIHREIGETGLGVNAPPLIETLTKYLLQHTGHSPFVADMVEIQPKVAYSGDYTTTRDGLQAYIDKKARWNTWISIQQLDGEKWSLGARDTESVVSGSTYKLYVALYLFKEMNEGKRDWNTPILGTTTNACFDRMTIASTNPCAEEWLNQFGRTNLNNYLYNRGFSTATTFTHPEAAHTSARDLTNYMIGLERGTLIGGAQRERLLSSLSRHPYRYGIPAGSKGKVWDKVGFVWDYVNDTAIVHHPRGTYVMTILTRGQSYGAIAAMTRDIERIMYP, translated from the coding sequence ATGGCGACGAAGCCGAAACAAACAGCACATGCGTCAAAGCACCGTTTAACTACGCTTCGGCGGCGCGCGGCGAAAACGAAAGAGCATTTTAGCCGGCACTATTATTCGCTCATGCCCGAGAAAAAACGCCACCGTGTGATGGTGTGGACGGTGTTTTTGCTTGTAGCGAGTACAATTATTGGACAGATGATGTATCCGATTGATCGCGCGTTGCCGTTTGTCCGGCTAGGCGATCAGATGGTTGGCTGGCAGACTGACCTGGAGCTGCAGGGCCGCGTCAACAACCGGTTTGCGACGGCGTATGTAAGGTTCTCAAGCGAAAATACGACGTCGAAAGAATGTACGTTAGCAAGCGTTGGCGTAGAGCCAAAATCGACCGATATGGTGGCAAAGCTTATGGAATATCCGTTTTGGCTGCGGTTCGTGCCGGGATCAATACTGTGGCAATTGCCAGCGGTGCGTGAGTGGGATCTGCAAATTTCTGACGCGCCGCTACGCGAATTTAGCCAAACGCTGAGCGCGGAGCTAACGCGCCCGCCAGAAAACGCCGAGCTATCAATTGAGAACGGACAATTGGTCGCGAAGCATGATTCGCTGGGTGTGCAAGTGAGCGCGGAGCAGGTGCAAGCGGCGGTACGTTCGGCTGTGGTTGCCTATAACGGTACGCCAACAATTATGGTAGCTGGGACGGTGCAGCAACCGGAGAAAACCGCGGCAGCGCTGGCTGATGTTCGCGCGCAGGCGGAGCGTGCGCTTGCATTACCGCTCCAAATTCAAGCGAACAACATTACGTTTACGCCGTCGCGGGAAGAAAAAGCGCAATGGCTGATGCTTGGGACAGACGCATCAGGTAAGACGACGCTGCGGATTGACGACACGAAGCTCCAAGCGTACCTCGCGGATGTTGTGACGGTGCGTGCTGGGCGTGTCGCTGGCGTGACGAAAATTCAGCTGCAGAATGGCCGCGAAATACATCGCGAGATAGGCGAAACTGGTTTGGGCGTCAATGCGCCGCCGCTCATTGAGACGCTTACAAAATACCTGCTGCAGCATACAGGACATTCGCCGTTCGTTGCTGATATGGTTGAGATTCAACCGAAGGTTGCATATAGCGGCGACTATACGACGACGCGTGATGGTTTGCAGGCATACATTGATAAAAAGGCCCGTTGGAATACATGGATTAGCATTCAGCAGCTTGACGGCGAAAAATGGTCGCTTGGTGCGCGCGATACTGAGAGTGTCGTGAGCGGCAGTACATATAAATTATATGTGGCGCTGTATCTATTCAAAGAGATGAACGAAGGCAAGCGCGATTGGAATACGCCAATTCTCGGCACGACGACGAACGCGTGCTTTGACCGCATGACGATTGCAAGCACAAATCCCTGCGCCGAAGAGTGGTTGAACCAATTTGGGCGTACGAACTTGAATAACTATTTGTATAACCGCGGCTTTAGCACGGCGACGACATTCACGCACCCAGAGGCGGCGCATACATCAGCGCGCGACCTGACGAACTATATGATTGGTCTTGAGCGCGGTACGCTTATTGGCGGTGCGCAGCGCGAGCGGCTGCTGAGCTCGCTGAGCCGCCATCCATACCGCTACGGTATTCCGGCGGGCAGCAAAGGAAAGGTGTGGGATAAAGTCGGATTTGTGTGGGATTATGTCAATGATACAGCGATCGTACATCATCCGCGCGGTACGTATGTGATGACGATTTTAACGCGCGGGCAATCGTATGGCGCTATTGCTGCGATGACGCGCGACATTGAACGGATTATGTATCCGTGA
- a CDS encoding Ribonuclease J yields MGQQRLAKPQADDASKRPQQRKKTNNTVLDATTTRKGEVFRAQRRTSEGVQAQASQHVINVPVNKSVYNGYGGKQFSLTMQPKKPRAPRPTLKIIPIGGVGEMGIGKNMTAIEYDNDIIVIDMGFLFPGSDYPGVNYITPDITWLEENKHRIRAHIFTHGHLDHIGSFRHFIPKIPAPVYSTKFTIGMLQRTMAETDSAYEPEYHEMNPENHDIIQLCDSFSVELVRVNHSIPDSAAVVVRTPVGNILSSGDWRIEENPVDGKKFDFDRIQEIARNEGFLAFLNESTNCESAGTHTHGEFDIQHSIGEVMDKWAGSRIIISSFSSQLHRIQLILDEAQRHGRKVSFAGFSMIQNLEVALRTGVIKVPKDTVVKMEDIIKLSDNKVTIICTGSQGEFNAVLNRMATGAHKYVKIKGSDVVVFSSNPIPGNEKYVVRTVDGLMREGGEIIQNGKTHLTGVGPLHLSGHGYYDDHVRVINAVKPTYYIPNHGEFHMLVHNAELAEKECSIPRDHIFVCDPGDIIEITPNGAKKIGRIHAGGVMYDDAGEIVSEVVLKDRIHMSQEGMFVVVLTVQRGTGRLLTSPDIISRGFIYLRDNEELMGMIRQYLKQKASRSFAGRYDIEVIKKEVRDEITHILYDQTRRTPIVIPVINEVGVNKTIAQRPQTNARTAKQPLMPAPSKRKFPRKQVPDTETVVPRERPDSRSY; encoded by the coding sequence GAGCGAGGGCGTGCAAGCGCAAGCATCACAACATGTGATTAACGTGCCGGTGAACAAGTCTGTATATAATGGCTATGGCGGCAAACAATTTAGCCTGACAATGCAGCCGAAAAAACCGCGCGCGCCGCGTCCAACACTGAAGATTATTCCGATCGGCGGTGTTGGCGAGATGGGTATCGGCAAAAATATGACCGCGATTGAATACGATAACGATATTATCGTGATCGACATGGGTTTTTTGTTTCCAGGCAGCGATTACCCAGGCGTTAACTACATTACGCCGGACATCACCTGGCTTGAGGAGAATAAACACCGTATCCGCGCGCATATTTTTACACACGGACACTTAGATCATATTGGTTCATTCCGGCATTTTATTCCGAAGATTCCTGCGCCAGTATATAGCACAAAATTTACGATTGGCATGTTGCAGCGCACGATGGCAGAGACTGATAGTGCATACGAACCGGAGTACCACGAAATGAACCCGGAGAACCACGACATTATTCAGCTTTGCGACTCGTTTAGCGTGGAGTTAGTGCGCGTAAACCACTCAATTCCTGATTCGGCGGCGGTCGTGGTGCGCACGCCAGTCGGTAACATCTTAAGCAGCGGCGACTGGCGCATTGAAGAGAACCCGGTAGATGGCAAGAAGTTTGACTTTGACCGTATTCAAGAAATCGCGAGAAACGAAGGCTTTTTGGCATTCCTGAATGAGTCGACAAACTGCGAGTCGGCAGGTACGCACACGCATGGTGAGTTTGATATCCAGCATAGTATCGGCGAAGTGATGGATAAGTGGGCGGGCTCACGCATTATCATTAGCAGTTTTTCGAGTCAGCTGCATCGTATCCAGTTAATTTTGGATGAAGCGCAGCGGCATGGACGTAAAGTGTCCTTTGCCGGCTTTAGTATGATTCAGAACCTTGAAGTAGCACTGCGCACGGGCGTGATCAAGGTGCCAAAGGATACGGTCGTCAAAATGGAAGATATTATTAAATTGTCGGATAATAAAGTGACAATTATCTGTACAGGCAGCCAGGGCGAATTCAACGCGGTGCTCAACCGTATGGCGACGGGCGCGCATAAATATGTAAAGATCAAGGGCTCGGATGTTGTCGTCTTTAGTTCAAACCCGATTCCAGGTAACGAAAAATATGTCGTGCGTACCGTTGACGGACTGATGCGCGAGGGCGGCGAGATCATTCAGAACGGCAAGACGCACCTTACGGGCGTCGGGCCGCTACACTTGTCAGGGCATGGATATTATGATGATCACGTGCGGGTTATCAACGCAGTGAAGCCAACGTATTATATTCCGAATCACGGCGAATTTCATATGTTAGTGCACAATGCAGAGTTGGCAGAAAAAGAGTGCAGTATTCCGCGCGATCATATCTTTGTGTGCGACCCGGGCGATATTATTGAAATCACCCCGAATGGCGCAAAGAAAATCGGGCGTATTCATGCTGGCGGCGTTATGTATGATGATGCAGGGGAAATCGTGAGCGAAGTCGTGTTAAAAGACCGCATTCATATGAGCCAAGAGGGTATGTTTGTCGTCGTGCTAACAGTGCAGCGCGGTACAGGACGACTGCTTACGAGCCCAGATATTATTAGCCGCGGGTTTATTTATTTGCGTGATAATGAAGAGTTGATGGGCATGATTCGCCAGTATCTTAAGCAGAAGGCGTCGCGTAGTTTTGCTGGGCGATATGACATTGAGGTCATTAAAAAAGAAGTTCGCGACGAAATTACGCACATTCTCTACGACCAGACGCGCCGTACACCGATAGTGATTCCGGTTATCAATGAAGTTGGCGTGAATAAAACGATTGCGCAGCGCCCGCAGACGAATGCGCGTACAGCAAAACAGCCGCTTATGCCCGCGCCGTCGAAACGGAAATTTCCGCGCAAACAAGTACCCGACACCGAAACTGTCGTGCCGCGCGAACGACCAGATAGCCGGTCGTACTAG